The following proteins are co-located in the Penaeus monodon isolate SGIC_2016 chromosome 10, NSTDA_Pmon_1, whole genome shotgun sequence genome:
- the LOC119577821 gene encoding chromodomain-helicase-DNA-binding protein Mi-2 homolog isoform X8: MPSDVEETEYREEEEEQGEGEEEEQDQGDSNEEEQDEEWGGGKRKRKKSKKRKSSRGERGRKKRKKKDESESEGEYEEEGGRVDSDNQEETPKGRGRGKGRGRPPATPTATVPESNDFTGGGDQMPTVAEVCESFGLNDVELEYTDSDFQNLTTYKLFQQHVRPLLAKENPRVPVSKLMMLVAAKWREFTARNQQQEEEEEDEIVEEEEEEEPEPAPVQQITPKGRGRPRKAKVDEEVEEDFDDDSEGVGKKKRGRKRTATAEGKSKKGGKVPTLKIKLGKRKKDTSEDESSQDSDAEFEQMLAEAEDMNKAEDEAEQQNAPKKKAKTKIGNKNKRKKRMKAKDEDGYETDHQSPPNQDYCEVCQQGGEIILCDTCPKAYHLVCLEPELEEAPEGKWSCPTCESEGVKEEDEHMEYCKVCKDGGELLCCDSCVNAYHTYCLSPPLFEVPEGEWTCQRCACEPLPGKVQKILFWRYVDPPKPPENWKEIVGDKWEKYQFKQLREFLVKWVDMSYWHCSWISELMLDVHHPQMLRSYFKKFDPDEPPVPGMDDDDEVGSQRRGKSIDPNSLEERYYKYGIKSTWLKIHRVLNHRSLRDGTIQYLVKWRDLPYDQATWEDEDEEIIGLKTAIEFYHDLRAACNADAVGKSKKGKKKGKARARELGEEDREPSSPRRYTPPPDKPVTNLSKKWEKQPDYLDMTGLSLHEYQLEGVNWLRYSWGQGTDTILADEMGLGKTIQTIAFLYSLYKEGHSKGPFLVAVPLSTIINWEREFEMWAPDFYVVTYVGDRESRSMIREHELSFEEGAVRSASKATRIRTTNVKFNVLLTSYEMISMDQACLGSLEWACLVVDEAHRLKSNQSKFFRVLNQYNIVYRLLLTGTPLQNNLEELFHLLNFLCPEKFSDLSSFQNEFEDIAKEDQIKKLHDLLGPHMLRRLKTDVLKNMPTKSEFIIRVELSPLQKKYYKYILTRNFEALNSRGGGQQVSLLNIVMDLKKCCNHPYLFPAAAEEAPKLPNGMYVSRDLVKASGKFILLESMLEKLKRDGHRVLIFSQMTRMLDVLEDFCEGMGYKYERIDGGITGQARQEAIDRFNAPGAQQFIFLLSTRAGGLGINLATADTVIIYDSDWNPHNDIQAFSRAHRIGQANKVMIYRFVTRNSVEERVTQVAKRKMMLTHLVVRPGMGSKATNFSKQELDDILRFGTEELFKEEEGKEDEAIHYDNQAIEELLDRTKEGIEQKENWANEYLSSFKVASYVTKEGEEEEMEDVEVLKQEADNTDSLYWERLLRHHFEQQQEDLARTLGKGKRVRKQVNYNDAADGREDLSWQEQGSDYNSDFSMPSDNDNDDEFDEKNETEGGRRSRRRGDRGDRDRPLPPLLARVGGNIEVLGFNARQRKAFLNAVMRYGMPPQEAFNSQWLVRDLRGKSEKCFRAYTSLFMRHLCEPGNDNAETFADGVPREGLSRQHVLTRIGVMSLIRKKISEFETINGHYSMPEALNRPVEPAVVDGGKSNGTSASGTPATSVTPSPAPSVKGESEDKEEDKKEEAKKEDDKKAEDKEKKDEKETEKEEEKKEEKVEKKEEEKTEGEKEKKDEPAETPEVKAEEEEKKETEQTEKKEEPEKMEVEETKKEEEKKEEVKMETEEKEQKEEQKTEEKEEAEVKAEKVEKTEEDKEAEKKEEVKKEEEEKEDEKDKEKEKEKEGDKDKDKDKDKKEEDDKKDSKKKDVDSVAKRKFMFNIADGGFTELHTLWQNEEKAAVPGREYEIWHRRHDYWLLAGIVTHGYGRWQDIQNDVRFAIINEPFKMDVGKGNFLEIKNKFLARRFKQLLEQALVIEEQLRRAAFLNLQQDPHHPACTLNARFAEVECLAESHQHLSKESLAGNKPANAVLNKVLNQLEELLSDMKSDVTRLPASLARIPPVAQRLQMSERSILSRLASGAGNVDKSAQGAGEGQISTTFPGGFTPTGALPTLGNANFANFRPQYSLPGAATGPGVPSVQVSSLQSLGASLHMLAASNPLLDPHLSMQQPPTSHSGAISAATRASLLLHQQQQQQLQQHSGDTKNLIYLD; this comes from the exons aggaggaggaggaacaaggggaaggggaagaagaagaacaagatcaAGGTGATTCaaatgaagaagaacaagatGAAGAGTGGGGTGGAGGAAAACGGAaacgaaagaaaagtaaaaagagaaagtcCTCACGCGGTGAGCGTGGgcggaaaaaacgaaagaagaaagatgagagtgagagt GAAGGTGAATATGAAGAAGAGGGTGGCCGTGTTGACTCAGACAATCAAGAAGAAACCCCAAAAGGAAGGGGTCGTGGAAAAGGACGTGGGAGGCCTCCTGCAACTCCCACAGCAACTGTACCAGAATCAA ATGATTTCACAGGTGGAGGAGATCAAATGCCAACAGTTGCTGAGGTGTGTGAAAGCTTTGGGCTGAATGATGTCGAATTGGAGTACACTGACTCAGATTTTCAGAACCTTACAACTTACAAGTTGTTCCAGCAACATGTACGTCCACTTCTGGCTAAGGAAAATCCAAGG GTACCAGTGTCTAAGTTGATGATGTTGGTAGCTGCAAAGTGGCGTGAATTCACGGCTCGCAATCagcagcaggaagaggaggaggaagatgaaattgtagaagaggaggaagaagaggaaccaGAACCAGCACCGGTACAA CAGATAACACCCAAGGGTCGGGGACGCCCTAGAAAAGCCAAGGTAgatgaagaagtagaggaagactttgatgatgatagtgaaggcGTTGGTAAGAAAAAACGTGGCCGAAAACGCACTGCTACAGcagaagggaaaagcaaaaagggtGGAAAAGTTCCAACTTTGAAGATTAAgttagggaagaggaagaaggacacCTCG GAGGATGAATCAAGCCAAGACAGTGATGCAGAGTTTGAGCAAATGCTGGCTGAGGCAGAGGACATGAACAAGGCAGAAGATGAGGCAGAACAGCAAAATGCACCCAAAAAGAAAGCCAAAACCAAGATTGGCaacaaaaataaacgtaaaaaacgTATGAAGGCTAAAGATGAGGATGGATACGAAACCGATCATCAA TCTCCCCCAAATCAGGATTACTGCGAGGTATGTCAGCAGGGTGGTGAGATCATCCTTTGTGACACTTGTCCTAAGGCTTACCATCTGGTGTGTCTTGAACCAGAATTGGAAGAGGCTCCTGAGGGCAAGTGGTCATGCCCCACTTGTGAGTCAGAGGGAGTCAAGGAAGAAGATGAACATATGGAGTACTGTAAAGTTTGTAAG GATGGTGGTGAACTTCTTTGCTGTGATTCATGTGTGAATGCATACCATACATATTGCTTGTCGCCACCCTTGTTTGAAGTACCTGAAGGAGAATGGACTTGTCAGCGCTGTGCTTGTGAGCCTTTGCCAGGAAAAGTCCAGAAGATCCTATTCTGGAG ATATGTTGACCCTCCAAAGCCACCAGAGAATTGGAAGGAGATTGTTGGAGACAAATGGGAAAAATATCAGTTCAAACAGTTGCGCGAGTTTTTGGTGAAGTGGGTTGACATGTCCTACTGGCACTGCTCTTGGATTTCAGAACTCATGCTGGATGTACATCATCCTCAG ATGTTGCGTTCATACTTCAAAAAGTTTGATCCAGATGAGCCTCCTGTACCtggtatggatgatgatgatgaagtaggtTCACAAAGACGTGGCAAAAGCATTGATCCGAACTCCTTGGAAGAAAG ATATTACAAATATGGAATCAAGTCCACCTGGTTGAAAATCCATCGTGTGTTGAACCATCGTTCTTTACGGGATGGAACCATACAGTATCTTGTGAAATGGCGAGACTTACCCTATGACCAAGCTACatgggaagatgaggatgaggagattATTGGcttaaaaactgcaattgagtttTATCATGATCTGAGAGCAGCATGTAATGCTGATGCTG TTGGTAagagtaagaaggggaaaaagaaaggcaaggCAAGGGCACGAGAATTGGGTGAGGAAGATCGTGAGCCCTCTTCACCCCGGCGATACACTCCTCCTCCTGATAAACCAGTAACCAACCTCAGTAAGAAGTGGGAGAAGCAGCCAGACTACTTGGACATGACTGGGCTCTCACTTCACGAGTATCAGCTTGAGGGTGTGAATTGGTTAAG ATATTCTTGGGGTCAGGGAACAGACACCATCTTGGCCGATGAGATGGGTCTTGGAAAGACAATTCAGACAATTGCATTTTTGTATTCACTGTACAAAGAAGGACACTCCAAAGGTCCCTTCCTTGTTGCTGTCCCACTCTCCACCATCATAAATTGGGAAAGAGAGTTTGAGATGTGGGCCCCAGATTTCTATGTTGTCACATATGTAGGCGACAGAGAATCACGATCTATGATTCGTGAGCACGAATTGTCATTTGAAGAAGGAGCAGTGCGAAGTGCATCAAAAGCCACACGTATCCGTACAACAAATGTAAAGTTCAATGTACTTCTAACTTCCTATGAGATGATATCTATGGATCAAGCTTGCTTAGGATCATTAGAGTGGGCCTGCTTGGTTGTAGATGAAGCTCACAGATTGAAGAGTAACCAGTCTAag TTCTTCCGTGTGCTGAACCAGTACAACATCGTTTATCGTCTTCTTTTAACTGGAACCCCACTTCAAAACAACCTGGAGGAACTTTTCCATTTACTCAACTTCTTGTGTCCTGAAAAATTCTCTGATCTATCTTCCTTCCAAAATGAATTTGAAGATATTGCAAAAGAAGATCAGATTAAGAAACTACATGATTTACTTGGACCTCACATGTTGAGAAGATTGAAGACTGATGTACTCAAG AACATGCCAACCAAGTCAGAGTTCATCATTCGTGTGGAGTTATCACCACTGCAGAAGAAATACTACAAATACATTCTTACTCGTAATTTTGAGGCCCTTAACTCAAGAGGAGGAGGCCAACAG GTTTCTTTGCTCAACATTGTTATGGATCTGAAGAAGTGTTGCAACCATCCATACCTCTTCCCAGCAGCAGCAGAAGAGGCCCCTAAACTGCCAAATGGGATGTATGTAAGCAGAGACCTTGTGAAGGCCAGTGGCAAGTTCATTCTCTTGGAGAGTATGTTGGAGAAGCTCAAACGTGATGGTCATCG tGTGTTGATTTTCTCTCAGATGACAAGGATGTTGGATGTCCTGGAAGACTTCTGTGAGGGCATGGGCTACAAATATGAAAGAATTGATGGTGGCATCACTGGTCAAGCTCGTCAAGAGGCCATTGATAG GTTCAATGCTCCAGGTGCCCagcagtttattttcttattgtctaCTCGTGCGGGTGGTTTAGGTATCAACTTGGCCACTGCAGATACTGTCATCATCTACGATTCAGATTGGAATCCACATAACGATATTCAAGCTTTCTCCAGAGCTCATCGTATTGGTCAGGCAAATAAG GTGATGATTTACCGGTTTGTGACTCGTAACTCTGTGGAGGAAAGAGTCACACAGGTTGCCAAGAGAAAGATGATGTTGACCCACTTGGTTGTCCGTCCTGGAATGGGATCAAAAGCCACAAACTTCTCCAAACAAGAATTGGATGATATCTTGAG GTTTGGTACTGAAGAACTTTTCaaagaggaggagggcaaggaggaTGAAGCTATCCATTATGATAACCAGGCAATTGAGGAACTCCTTGACCGTACAAAGGAGGGTATTGAACAGAAGGAGAACTGGGCTAATGAGTACCTCAGCTCTTTCAAGGTTGCTTCATATGTTaccaaagaaggggaagag gaggaaatggaggatgtTGAGGTTTTGAAGCAAGAAGCAGATAATACAGATTCCCTTTACTGGGAACGACTTTTGCGCCATCACTTCGAGCAACAACAGGAAGATCTGGCAAGAACACTTGGAAAGGGTAAACGAGTCAGGAAACAG GTGAACTATAACGATGCAGCAGATGGTAGAGAAGATCTTAGCTGGCAAGAACAAGGATCAGACTACAACTCTGACTTCTCCATGCcatcagataatgataatgatgatgaatttgatgaaaagaatgaaa CTGAAGGAGGTCGTAGATCACGCCGTCGTGGTGACAGAGGTGACCGTGATCGTCCATTGCCACCACTTCTTGCCCGAGTTGGAGGAAATATTGAA GTTCTGGGATTCAATGCCAGACAGCGCAAGGCTTTCCTTAATGCAGTTATGCGTTATGGAATGCCCCCTCAAGAAGCCTTCAACTCTCAATG gttggTTCGAGACCTTCGAGGCAAGAGTGAGAAGTGCTTCAGAGCATACACATCTCTCTTCATGCGCCATTTGTGTGAACCTGGTAATGACAATGCTGAAACATTTGCTGATGGAGTGCCTCGTGAAGGATTAAGTAGACAACACGTTCTCACCAGAATCGGAGTGATGTCACTCATTCGCAAAAAG ATTTCAGAGTTTGAGACAATCAATGGCCATTACTCAATGCCAGAAGCTCTAAATAGGCCTGTTGAGCCAGCTGTAGTTGATGGTGGCAAAAGCAATGGAACATCTGCTTCTG GCACACCAGCAACAAGTGTAACTCCATCTCCAGCACCATCTGTGAAGGGAGAATCAGAAGACAAGGAAGAGGACAAAAAGGAAGAAGCTAAGAAAGAAGATGACAAGAAGgctgaagataaagaaaagaaggatgaaaaggagacagaaaaggaagaagaaaagaaggaagagaaggtagaaaagaaggaggaagaaaaaactgaaggagaaaaagaaaag AAGGATGAACCTGCTGAAACCCCAGAAGtgaaggcagaggaagaagaaaagaaggaaacagaacaaactgagaagaaggaggaaccaGAGAAGATGGAAGTAGAGGAGaccaagaaggaagaggagaagaaggaggaagtgaaaatggaaactgaagaaaaagaacagaaggaagaacagaagactgaagagaaggaagag GCTGAGGTCAAGGCTGAAAAAGTTGAGAAGacagaggaggataaggaggctgaaaagaaggaagaagtcaagaaagaggaggaggagaaggaagatgagaaagacaaagagaaagaaaaggagaaggaaggagataaagataaGGACAAGGACaaagataagaaggaggaagatgataagAAAGATTCCAAGAAGAAGGATGTGGATTCCGTGGCAAAGAGAAAGTTCATGTTCAACATTGCTGATGGTGGGTTCACTGAGCTGCACACACTGTGGCAAAACGAGGAAAAGGCAGCTGTTCCCGGCCGCGAGTATGAGATCTGGCACCGCAG aCATGATTATTGGCTGCTTGCTGGTATTGTTACCCATGGGTATGGAAGGTGGCAAGACATCCAGAACGATGTCAGGTTTGCCATCATCAATGAGCCATTCAAGATGGATGTGGGCAAGGGTAATTTCTTGGAAATTAAGAACAAATTCCTTGCCAGAAGGTTCAAG CAGCTGTTAGAGCAAGCACTGGTCATTGAGGAACAGCTGCGTCGTGCAGCATTCCTTAACTTGCAACAGGATCCTCATCATCCTGCGTGTACCTTGAATGCTCGTTTCGCTGAAGTGGAATGTCTGGCTGAATCACACCAGCACCTCAGCAAGGAGTCCCTGGCTGGAAATAAGCCAGCAAATGCAGTCCTAAATAAG GTGCTGAACCAGCTGGAAGAGCTGCTGTCAGACATGAAGTCTGATGTCACACGGTTACCTGCTTCCCTTGCTCGTATTCCCCCTGTGGCCCAGCGTCTCCAAATGTCTGAGCGTTCTATCCTATCTCGCCTGGCCTCAGGCGCGGGTAATGTGGACAAAAGCGCTCAAGGAGCAGGTGAGG GTCAGATTTCGACCACATTCCCCGGTGGCTTCACCCCTACTGGTGCGCTGCCAACCCTGGGTAACGCCAACTTTGCTAACTTCCGACCCCAATATTCACTACCGGGAGCTGCAACAGGACCAG GTGTGCCATCTGTGCAGGTGAGCAGCCTCCAGAGCCTGGGTGCAAGCCTTCACATGCTTGCTGCCTCCAACCCTCTACTGGACCCACACTTGAGCATGCAGCAGCCCCCAACCTCTCACAGTGGGGCAATATCTGCTGCCACTCGAGCATCCCTTCTTCTTcaccaacagcaacagcagcaactcCAGCAGCATTCAGGAGACACAAAAAACCTGATATACTTGGATTAG